One region of Faecalibacter bovis genomic DNA includes:
- a CDS encoding ATP-dependent Clp protease adaptor ClpS — translation MIKFSTKPQWETEYDSDVEVLEQESKKYQIIVYNDDVNTFDWVIESLMDVCEHTPEQAEQCTILIHYKGKCDVLSGSYEDLKPRCTELLNRGISAEIV, via the coding sequence ATGATCAAATTTTCAACTAAACCTCAATGGGAAACTGAATATGATTCGGATGTTGAAGTTTTAGAACAAGAATCTAAAAAATACCAAATCATTGTGTATAATGATGATGTTAATACTTTTGATTGGGTAATCGAATCATTAATGGATGTTTGTGAACACACACCGGAACAAGCTGAACAATGTACGATCCTTATCCATTACAAAGGAAAATGTGATGTATTATCAGGATCTTATGAAGATTTAAAACCTCGATGCACAGAATTATTAAATCGAGGAATTAGTGCAGAAATTGTTTAA
- the prmA gene encoding 50S ribosomal protein L11 methyltransferase codes for MTNYIEYKFQVTETEPWNEIIIANISDLPFESFLENENGFDAYIPATDENEAEIKEVLDTLDYIEFSYTRTEIEQQNWNATWEESFSPILVNDQCLIRAEFHETIENIPYEIIIQPKMSFGTGHHSTTHLMVEYILETEFSGKDILDMGCGTSILAILGMKKNANYAECIDIDEWAVENSIENGKRNGVSLDAKMGDNSLLGTKTFDIILANINKNILMAQIPSYIEVLNDGGDLFLSGLMEQDYNDIHAFCIERGLTFVSVKQRNEWIALHFKK; via the coding sequence ATGACAAACTATATCGAATATAAATTTCAAGTTACAGAAACTGAACCATGGAACGAAATCATTATCGCAAACATCTCGGATTTACCTTTCGAGAGTTTTTTAGAAAATGAAAATGGTTTTGACGCATATATTCCAGCAACTGACGAAAACGAAGCTGAAATTAAAGAAGTTTTAGACACGTTAGATTACATCGAATTTTCTTACACTCGTACAGAAATCGAACAACAAAACTGGAACGCAACTTGGGAAGAAAGTTTTTCACCGATTTTAGTTAACGATCAATGTTTAATTCGTGCAGAATTTCACGAAACTATTGAGAATATTCCTTACGAAATTATCATTCAACCAAAAATGTCTTTCGGTACTGGTCACCACTCGACTACACATTTAATGGTGGAATATATTTTAGAAACTGAATTCTCTGGGAAAGATATTTTAGATATGGGTTGTGGAACTTCTATCCTAGCAATTTTAGGAATGAAGAAAAACGCAAATTATGCAGAATGTATCGACATCGATGAGTGGGCTGTAGAAAATTCTATCGAAAATGGTAAACGTAATGGTGTTAGCCTTGATGCTAAAATGGGTGATAATTCGTTATTAGGTACTAAAACGTTTGACATTATTTTAGCTAATATCAATAAGAATATTTTAATGGCTCAAATTCCTTCTTACATCGAAGTATTAAACGATGGCGGAGATTTATTCTTAAGCGGGTTAATGGAACAAGATTACAACGACATTCACGCATTTTGTATCGAACGTGGTTTAACTTTTGTATCTGTTAAACAACGTAACGAGTGGATTGCTTTACACTTCAAAAAATAA
- the tpiA gene encoding triose-phosphate isomerase, translated as MRNNIVAGNWKMNLTFEQALQLANDLNAWATENKPTAKVIIAPTSIYLQAIQEIVDGDFVQVASQDVSNSEKGAYTGDISAEQLDSIGINCAIVGHSERREYQQETDAIIAQKLEQLFNKDITPILCVGEKLEERQAEKHFDVVKSQILNALNPQKAENLTKLVIAYEPVWAIGTGVTASPEQAQEIHAFIRSVLNETYGSEVAENTSILYGGSVNPSNAEELFSQKDIDGGLVGGASLKVEDFSQIIAAFK; from the coding sequence ATGAGAAATAATATTGTAGCTGGAAACTGGAAGATGAACTTGACTTTTGAACAAGCCTTACAATTAGCAAATGATCTTAACGCATGGGCAACTGAAAATAAACCTACTGCAAAAGTTATCATTGCTCCAACTTCTATTTATTTACAAGCAATTCAAGAAATTGTTGACGGTGATTTTGTACAAGTTGCTTCACAAGACGTTTCTAACTCAGAAAAAGGTGCATATACCGGAGATATTTCTGCTGAACAGTTGGATAGCATAGGAATTAATTGTGCAATTGTTGGTCATTCTGAAAGAAGAGAATATCAACAAGAAACTGATGCAATTATAGCGCAAAAATTAGAACAACTTTTTAATAAAGATATCACGCCAATTTTATGTGTTGGTGAAAAATTAGAAGAACGCCAAGCTGAAAAGCATTTTGACGTTGTAAAATCTCAAATTTTAAATGCTTTAAATCCTCAAAAAGCTGAAAACTTAACAAAATTAGTCATCGCTTACGAACCTGTTTGGGCTATTGGAACTGGTGTTACAGCCTCTCCAGAGCAAGCACAAGAAATACACGCATTTATCCGTTCAGTATTAAATGAAACTTATGGTTCTGAAGTTGCTGAAAATACAAGTATTTTATACGGAGGAAGCGTTAATCCTTCAAATGCTGAAGAATTATTCTCACAAAAAGATATTGATGGTGGATTAGTTGGAGGAGCATCTTTAAAAGTAGAAGATTTTTCTCAAATTATTGCTGCTTTCAAATAA
- a CDS encoding ABC transporter permease: protein MINYIINKLFYGFLTLFGVVTVVFLLFTVLPGDPARMMLDQKEDPEQLAQIRKNLGLDQPVWKQYLYYLNDLSPISIHDNHPKNETYTSLSSGKYEYSKIADLGGQTLVIKKPFLRNSFQKQGKSVATIIGETLPNTIVLAVSAIIIATFIGVSLGIVSALVKDSWIDRTLLVITSFGMSIPSFFSAIIIAYLFAFLLHDFTNLNMIGSLYEVDDLGEGKHLTLKNLILPAITLGSRPLAVFTQLTRNSLLEVLSQDYIRTAYAKGLSKKTVILKHALRNALNPVVTAISGWFASMLAGAVFVEFVFGWNGLGKEIVNALNTLDLPIVMGAVLVIAVMFIIINIIIDILYGVLDPRVRIK from the coding sequence ATGATTAACTATATCATCAATAAATTATTCTACGGTTTTCTTACACTTTTTGGAGTAGTAACCGTAGTTTTTCTTTTGTTTACCGTACTTCCTGGAGATCCGGCACGTATGATGTTAGACCAAAAAGAAGATCCTGAACAATTGGCTCAAATCAGAAAAAATCTTGGTTTAGATCAACCTGTTTGGAAGCAATATTTATATTATTTGAATGATTTATCTCCAATTTCGATTCATGATAATCATCCAAAAAATGAAACATATACTTCGTTATCTTCAGGAAAATACGAATATTCAAAAATTGCAGATTTAGGCGGTCAAACTTTAGTAATTAAGAAACCATTTTTAAGAAATTCATTTCAAAAACAAGGTAAATCTGTTGCGACAATTATTGGCGAAACATTACCTAACACAATTGTTTTAGCAGTTTCTGCAATTATAATTGCGACATTTATTGGCGTTTCCTTAGGTATAGTTTCCGCTTTAGTAAAAGATAGTTGGATTGACCGTACATTATTAGTTATTACAAGTTTCGGAATGAGTATTCCATCGTTCTTTTCAGCTATCATCATCGCGTATTTATTTGCTTTTCTGTTGCACGATTTCACTAATTTGAACATGATTGGCAGTTTATATGAAGTGGATGATTTAGGCGAAGGCAAACATTTAACTCTTAAAAATTTAATTCTTCCAGCAATCACCTTAGGATCTCGTCCGTTGGCTGTTTTTACACAATTAACTCGTAATTCTTTACTAGAAGTTTTAAGTCAAGATTACATCAGAACTGCCTATGCAAAAGGTTTATCTAAAAAAACTGTCATCTTAAAACACGCTTTACGTAATGCCTTAAATCCTGTAGTTACAGCAATTTCTGGATGGTTTGCATCTATGCTTGCCGGAGCGGTTTTTGTAGAATTTGTTTTTGGATGGAACGGATTAGGAAAAGAAATCGTAAATGCATTAAATACTTTAGATCTACCTATCGTAATGGGAGCTGTTTTAGTTATCGCTGTAATGTTTATCATTATTAACATTATTATCGATATACTTTACGGTGTTTTAGATCCTAGAGTAAGAATAAAATAA
- a CDS encoding BT_3928 family protein: protein MRYLVHLSRIIVGVLFIISGFVKAVDPIGLSFKLEEYFSPGVLNIPFLMDLSLPLATFFSIFEIVLGVLLLLGLFRKFTTFALLATIVFFTFLTFYSAYFNKVTDCGCFGDALKLEPWTSFYKDVVLTVLILILVVGNRYIQPLFIKPLNIALVSLVTIGSIIISYIGINHLPMIDFRAYAVGKDLVHGMKSAEELGLKPTKYKTLFTLKNKLDGSTIVVDDKKYISQKLYQDISIWEMDVDKTKNVIDQKGYEAPIHDFYFDCNGVDKTSYYLSHPKVILIVVPFAEKISTEQTNKINNLAKETKSKGYEFVTVSNNPIDKLESELCFMDQTTMKTIIRSNPGIVLISNGVVKAKYHDNDFPTVQQLDKKL, encoded by the coding sequence ATGAGATATTTGGTTCATCTTTCAAGAATCATTGTTGGTGTATTATTCATCATTTCAGGATTTGTAAAAGCAGTTGATCCGATTGGATTAAGTTTTAAATTAGAAGAATATTTTTCTCCTGGAGTTTTAAATATTCCATTTTTAATGGATTTAAGTCTTCCTTTAGCAACATTCTTTTCTATTTTCGAAATTGTACTTGGTGTTTTGCTATTATTGGGATTATTCAGAAAATTTACGACTTTTGCCTTATTAGCTACTATTGTATTTTTTACTTTCCTAACATTCTATTCAGCATATTTTAATAAAGTTACAGATTGTGGATGTTTCGGTGATGCCTTAAAGTTAGAACCTTGGACGTCTTTCTACAAAGACGTTGTTTTAACAGTTTTAATTTTAATTTTAGTTGTTGGCAATCGCTACATTCAACCATTGTTTATTAAACCATTAAATATCGCATTAGTTTCTTTAGTAACGATTGGATCGATCATCATTTCATATATCGGAATTAATCATTTACCAATGATTGATTTTAGAGCTTATGCTGTCGGTAAAGATTTGGTTCATGGTATGAAATCGGCTGAAGAATTAGGTTTAAAACCAACGAAATACAAAACATTATTTACATTAAAAAATAAATTAGACGGTTCTACAATTGTTGTTGATGACAAAAAATACATCAGCCAAAAATTATATCAAGATATTTCTATTTGGGAAATGGACGTCGATAAGACAAAAAACGTAATTGATCAAAAAGGTTACGAAGCTCCAATCCACGATTTTTATTTTGATTGTAATGGTGTTGATAAAACGTCTTATTATTTATCACATCCTAAGGTAATTTTAATTGTCGTTCCATTTGCTGAAAAAATTTCAACAGAACAAACAAATAAAATCAATAATTTAGCTAAAGAAACAAAGTCTAAAGGTTATGAATTTGTAACTGTTTCTAACAATCCGATAGATAAATTAGAGTCTGAATTATGCTTTATGGACCAAACTACAATGAAAACGATTATTCGTTCAAATCCAGGAATTGTTTTAATTTCTAATGGTGTAGTAAAAGCTAAATACCACGACAACGATTTCCCTACTGTTCAACAATTAGACAAAAAATTATAA
- a CDS encoding DUF1599 domain-containing protein — translation MKNTSKQFNEIIAQCRDLYTKKLQDYGAAWRVLRLPSLTDQIFIKASRIRTLQESTERMVDEGEESEFIGIINYAIMALVQLELGYADQPDLSPEQATEFYDKYATMAHDLMMKKNHDYGEAWRDMRVSSITDLIYQKVLRTKSIEDNKGQTIVSEGLDANYLDMINYSIFALILINEQK, via the coding sequence ATGAAAAATACGTCAAAACAATTCAATGAAATAATTGCCCAATGTAGGGATTTATATACAAAAAAATTACAAGATTACGGAGCTGCTTGGCGTGTATTGCGTTTACCGTCTTTAACAGATCAAATTTTTATCAAGGCGAGTCGTATTAGAACACTGCAAGAATCTACTGAGCGAATGGTGGATGAAGGGGAAGAAAGCGAATTTATCGGTATAATTAATTATGCGATTATGGCTTTAGTTCAATTAGAATTAGGTTATGCAGATCAACCTGATTTATCACCCGAACAAGCAACAGAATTTTATGATAAATATGCGACGATGGCGCACGATCTTATGATGAAGAAAAATCATGATTATGGTGAAGCTTGGCGTGATATGCGCGTAAGTTCTATCACTGATTTAATTTATCAAAAAGTATTACGAACAAAGAGTATTGAAGATAATAAAGGACAAACAATCGTTTCTGAAGGTTTAGATGCCAATTATTTAGACATGATTAACTATTCAATCTTCGCTTTAATTTTAATCAACGAACAAAAATAA
- the folP gene encoding dihydropteroate synthase: MTINCNGRLIDLSEPKIMGILNTTPNSFYDGGSNHSMDLIFQKVEKHLKDGADFLDIGGYSTKPGAEVVSEQEEIDRTAPVIRKIAEKYPDLIISIDTFRGNVAKEAILAGASIINDVSGFELDENMLATVGDLKVPYILMHMKGTPQTMQNNPTYDDVTLEVNQYFSEKIAKLRSVGVNDIILDPGFGFAKTLEHNYELFNNLEVLGFGDYPLLVGISRKSMIYKMFGSTPQDALNGTTALNMVALQKGAKILRVHDVKEAKETLQIYNALKGKY, from the coding sequence ATGACAATTAATTGTAATGGTCGATTAATCGATTTATCAGAACCTAAAATTATGGGAATTCTGAATACAACTCCAAATTCTTTTTATGATGGAGGTAGCAATCATTCAATGGATTTAATTTTCCAAAAGGTTGAAAAACATCTAAAAGACGGAGCTGATTTTCTGGATATTGGTGGTTATTCTACCAAGCCAGGTGCTGAAGTTGTTTCTGAACAAGAAGAAATTGACCGAACAGCGCCAGTGATTAGAAAAATTGCTGAGAAATATCCGGATTTAATTATTTCGATTGATACATTTCGTGGGAATGTCGCTAAAGAAGCCATTCTTGCAGGAGCATCTATAATTAATGATGTTTCTGGATTCGAGTTAGACGAAAATATGTTAGCAACAGTTGGAGATTTAAAAGTTCCGTACATTTTGATGCACATGAAAGGAACGCCGCAAACGATGCAAAATAATCCGACGTATGATGATGTTACGTTAGAGGTAAATCAATATTTTTCTGAAAAAATTGCAAAACTACGTTCGGTAGGAGTGAATGATATTATTTTAGATCCTGGTTTTGGTTTTGCTAAAACGTTAGAACATAATTATGAATTGTTTAATAATTTGGAAGTTTTAGGATTTGGAGATTATCCTTTGTTGGTCGGAATTTCAAGAAAATCGATGATTTATAAAATGTTTGGATCAACACCACAAGATGCTTTAAATGGTACAACTGCTTTAAATATGGTTGCTTTGCAAAAAGGTGCAAAAATTTTGCGTGTGCATGATGTAAAAGAAGCTAAAGAAACATTACAAATTTATAATGCTTTAAAAGGGAAGTATTAA
- a CDS encoding MBL fold metallo-hydrolase: MNRRELLKSIGLSTVALPLLSAASNFTSKAIQPSGLNFKFGDLDLFLFSDGTNILKEPFPLIAPNKTEKDFLNATKECYLDQQPIAFSLNILLIKKGEKYILFDTGNGLGKNENVGKLLEQMQATNIPAHLITDVILTHAHGDHIGGILLPDGSYAFKNANYYIAQKEFDFWMQENNQSTKNILEKIQTKLTLINQDDILFDCIKTVEIPGHTPGHLAFEIAQNGKVLKHIADAVHSPILIRYPEYGIKYDRDFDLAVSTRIKVLEEAYQKRQIIVAMHLPWPGIGYIGKRDGKYDWIPLSFGSNLKQIQL, translated from the coding sequence ATGAATAGAAGAGAATTACTTAAATCCATTGGCCTTTCAACTGTTGCTTTGCCTTTATTAAGCGCAGCTTCTAATTTTACTTCAAAAGCCATTCAACCATCTGGGTTAAATTTTAAATTTGGAGATCTTGATTTATTTTTATTTTCGGATGGTACAAATATTTTAAAAGAACCATTTCCTTTAATTGCTCCTAATAAAACTGAAAAAGATTTTCTTAACGCAACAAAAGAATGTTACTTAGATCAGCAACCTATTGCATTTTCTCTGAATATTTTATTGATTAAAAAAGGAGAAAAATACATCTTATTTGACACTGGTAATGGTTTAGGAAAAAATGAAAATGTCGGAAAATTATTGGAGCAAATGCAAGCAACTAATATTCCAGCTCATTTAATTACAGATGTCATTCTTACACATGCGCATGGTGATCATATTGGTGGAATTTTATTACCTGACGGAAGTTATGCTTTCAAAAATGCAAATTATTACATCGCCCAGAAAGAATTTGATTTTTGGATGCAAGAAAATAATCAATCAACTAAGAATATTCTTGAAAAAATTCAGACCAAACTTACTTTAATAAATCAGGATGATATTTTATTTGATTGTATAAAAACAGTCGAAATTCCGGGACATACTCCAGGACATTTGGCTTTCGAGATTGCACAAAACGGAAAAGTTTTAAAACATATTGCTGATGCTGTTCATTCGCCTATTTTGATTCGTTATCCTGAATATGGAATTAAATATGATAGAGATTTTGACCTTGCTGTATCAACTCGCATAAAAGTTTTAGAAGAGGCTTATCAAAAAAGACAGATTATTGTAGCAATGCATTTGCCTTGGCCAGGAATTGGTTATATTGGTAAAAGAGATGGTAAGTATGATTGGATTCCGCTTTCGTTTGGTTCAAATTTGAAACAAATTCAATTATAA
- a CDS encoding DUF4407 domain-containing protein codes for MNIIQKFLVICSGSSTEILKKTPTDVNKHVGIGGVILFTGILAALSSGYALYTIFDNMYAAIGFGFLWGLMIFNLDRYIVTSMKKQGNWFRQFFIALPRILVAVLLGIVISKPLELKIFEKEINKQLNVIVNRNKAELQKSIDARYTDLAKPVDEERKKIFAQIDLLRNEYNLASSELEKEVVGTQTETTTGREGYGPNAKRKAELKEQKFAEMQQYANQMKPRLEELNKEIDGLIKQKEKELADAKPTEENYNGFAARMQALNELGANNPILGTAAIFIALVFISLETAPVLVKLIAPKGPYDFLLEKHEHSFKIFAKESIEIMDIKSERRIQKEISQI; via the coding sequence ATGAATATAATTCAAAAATTTTTAGTGATTTGCTCTGGCAGCAGCACAGAAATATTAAAGAAAACTCCAACAGATGTTAACAAGCATGTTGGTATTGGCGGTGTAATTCTTTTTACAGGTATTTTAGCCGCACTTTCATCTGGATATGCGCTCTATACTATTTTTGATAATATGTATGCAGCTATTGGCTTTGGTTTCCTTTGGGGTTTAATGATATTTAATTTAGACCGATATATTGTTACTTCTATGAAAAAACAAGGCAATTGGTTCAGACAATTTTTCATTGCCTTACCAAGAATTTTAGTTGCAGTGTTATTAGGAATTGTTATTTCAAAACCATTAGAATTAAAAATTTTTGAAAAAGAAATTAATAAACAATTAAATGTTATTGTAAATAGAAACAAAGCTGAATTACAAAAAAGTATTGATGCGAGATATACTGATTTAGCTAAACCAGTAGACGAAGAACGCAAAAAGATTTTTGCTCAAATTGATTTACTTCGAAATGAATATAATTTAGCTTCATCCGAGTTAGAAAAAGAAGTTGTTGGAACACAAACTGAAACGACGACAGGTCGAGAAGGTTACGGTCCAAATGCTAAACGTAAGGCTGAATTAAAAGAGCAAAAATTTGCAGAAATGCAACAATACGCTAATCAAATGAAACCTCGTTTGGAAGAATTAAATAAAGAAATTGATGGTTTAATTAAACAAAAAGAGAAAGAATTAGCAGATGCGAAACCAACAGAAGAAAATTACAATGGTTTTGCTGCTCGTATGCAAGCCTTGAATGAATTAGGCGCAAATAATCCTATTCTTGGCACTGCAGCTATATTTATCGCTTTAGTATTTATTTCTTTAGAAACAGCTCCAGTTCTCGTAAAATTAATTGCTCCAAAAGGGCCTTACGATTTCTTGTTAGAAAAACATGAACATAGTTTTAAAATTTTTGCGAAAGAAAGTATAGAAATTATGGACATTAAATCGGAACGACGAATTCAGAAAGAAATAAGCCAAATATAA
- a CDS encoding branched-chain amino acid aminotransferase, translating into MIIEKIAESRFNDSVFESKVFGKNFTDHMLVATYKDGKWSEPKIMPYGPLEFSPAAMAFHYGQAIFEGMKAYKNENEEVFIFRPDKNFERFNLSAKRLSMPEVPAEIFMDGIKTIVDLDRQWVPKNYGTSLYLRPTMFATEEAVSARSSHEYMFVILMAYAPSYYEKPLSVKIADFYSRSAQGGVGFAKCAGNYAASFFPTEEAQKEGYDQVIWTDSIEHKYIEEAGTMNVWVRIGDKLLTAPTSERILNGVTRDSLLNLAKDMGLDVEVRPIEVAEMYEAYKNGQLKEVFGCGTAVVVNSYNAIGFGEERAEIGILPDEESYAVRLKTALRNIQYGLIEDPYGWRIKIEESVTA; encoded by the coding sequence ATGATTATAGAGAAAATTGCTGAATCTAGATTTAACGATTCAGTATTTGAGTCTAAAGTTTTTGGTAAAAACTTTACTGACCACATGCTTGTGGCAACATATAAAGATGGAAAATGGAGCGAACCTAAAATTATGCCTTACGGGCCTTTAGAATTTTCTCCTGCAGCAATGGCATTCCATTATGGGCAAGCTATTTTCGAGGGAATGAAAGCTTACAAAAATGAAAATGAAGAAGTTTTCATTTTCCGTCCAGACAAAAACTTTGAACGTTTTAATTTATCTGCAAAACGTTTAAGTATGCCTGAAGTTCCAGCTGAAATTTTTATGGATGGTATTAAAACAATTGTAGACTTAGACCGTCAATGGGTTCCTAAAAATTACGGGACTTCTTTATATTTAAGACCTACAATGTTTGCTACTGAAGAGGCTGTTTCTGCAAGATCTTCTCATGAATATATGTTCGTAATTTTAATGGCTTACGCACCATCATATTACGAAAAACCATTATCAGTAAAAATCGCTGATTTCTATAGCCGTTCTGCTCAAGGAGGTGTAGGTTTCGCAAAATGTGCTGGTAACTATGCCGCTTCATTCTTCCCAACGGAAGAAGCTCAAAAAGAAGGATACGATCAAGTGATTTGGACAGATTCTATCGAACATAAATACATCGAAGAAGCTGGTACAATGAATGTTTGGGTTCGTATTGGTGATAAATTATTAACAGCTCCAACTTCTGAGCGAATTTTAAATGGTGTTACTCGTGACTCTTTATTAAATTTAGCTAAAGATATGGGATTAGATGTAGAAGTACGTCCAATCGAAGTTGCTGAAATGTACGAAGCTTACAAAAATGGTCAATTAAAAGAAGTTTTTGGATGTGGAACTGCAGTTGTAGTAAACTCTTATAATGCTATTGGATTTGGTGAAGAACGCGCTGAAATCGGTATTTTACCAGATGAGGAATCTTACGCAGTACGCCTTAAAACAGCCTTACGTAATATTCAGTACGGTTTAATCGAAGATCCTTACGGATGGAGAATTAAAATTGAAGAAAGTGTAACTGCTTAA
- the mnmD gene encoding tRNA (5-methylaminomethyl-2-thiouridine)(34)-methyltransferase MnmD, with protein sequence MKRIIVETEDGSKTIHIEDLNETYHSIHGAVQEAFHVFINNGLYFFYNIKKPIKILEIGLGTGLNSFISLLESEKKQLKINYVGVEKYPISAQEFENINYFDDVFKFYPEFENRRSEFYEYYQKMFTSEWENEEEISPYFTLKKLEKDFFELRDYTVNEFDLVYFDAFGSQVQPDLWEEELLTIVANLTKDSSVITTYAAKGTFKRGMKANGFRIEKRPGPPGKREMMVAFKNFSYE encoded by the coding sequence ATGAAACGAATAATCGTAGAAACAGAAGATGGGTCAAAAACCATTCATATTGAAGATCTAAATGAAACGTATCACTCTATTCATGGGGCTGTACAAGAGGCTTTCCATGTTTTTATAAATAACGGATTATATTTCTTTTATAACATAAAAAAACCAATAAAAATTCTGGAAATTGGACTCGGAACAGGATTAAATTCTTTTATATCTTTATTAGAATCGGAAAAAAAACAGTTGAAAATTAACTATGTTGGAGTTGAAAAATATCCAATTTCTGCGCAAGAATTTGAAAATATAAATTACTTTGATGACGTTTTTAAATTTTATCCAGAGTTTGAAAATAGAAGAAGTGAATTTTATGAATATTATCAAAAAATGTTTACTTCCGAATGGGAAAATGAAGAAGAAATATCACCATATTTTACTTTAAAAAAATTAGAAAAAGATTTCTTCGAGTTAAGAGATTATACTGTTAATGAATTTGATTTAGTTTATTTTGACGCATTTGGATCTCAAGTTCAGCCAGATTTATGGGAAGAAGAATTACTTACTATTGTTGCTAATTTGACAAAAGATAGTAGTGTAATAACAACTTATGCAGCAAAAGGAACTTTTAAAAGAGGAATGAAAGCGAATGGTTTTAGGATTGAAAAACGACCAGGTCCACCAGGTAAACGAGAGATGATGGTTGCCTTTAAAAATTTTAGTTATGAGTAA
- a CDS encoding NUDIX hydrolase: protein MSKPFNVRVYALLEHQNKVLIIHEPFQNQLIYKFPGGGLEFGEGTRDCLLREFKEELNLEVEIGEHFYTQDFFQQNAFNPAEQILLIYYKATITEEALKELKVMDEDIEELIWKPIEELDPNEMTLETDKVVVELYKKKNFES from the coding sequence ATGAGTAAGCCATTTAATGTTCGTGTTTATGCTTTATTGGAACATCAAAACAAAGTTTTAATCATACATGAGCCTTTTCAAAATCAATTAATTTACAAGTTTCCAGGAGGAGGATTAGAGTTTGGTGAAGGCACACGAGATTGTTTATTGCGTGAATTTAAAGAAGAACTAAATCTTGAAGTAGAAATTGGAGAACATTTTTATACACAAGATTTTTTTCAGCAAAATGCTTTTAATCCAGCTGAACAGATTCTTTTGATTTATTATAAAGCAACAATTACAGAAGAGGCTTTAAAAGAACTGAAAGTTATGGATGAAGATATTGAAGAATTAATTTGGAAACCAATTGAAGAATTAGATCCAAACGAAATGACTTTGGAAACCGATAAAGTTGTAGTTGAATTATATAAAAAGAAAAACTTCGAATCTTAA
- a CDS encoding DUF2892 domain-containing protein: MNKYIKLVIAAVLVALAIFLFVEREYGWGFCALLIAVFPVIFYFRNENILIAFWFLRKEDMPKTKSWLNKITNPDTQLIPKQLGYFNYMKGIVAAQDNDLAGSEKYMKDALNYGLSFDHDRAMANLSLAGAAMSRGKKRDAETYIKEAKKNDTKGMFSDQIKMMNDQMKRFSNVNVNQLQNPNMRQRGRKF, encoded by the coding sequence ATGAATAAATACATTAAATTAGTAATCGCCGCTGTATTAGTAGCTTTAGCAATATTTTTATTTGTTGAACGAGAATACGGTTGGGGATTTTGTGCTTTATTAATAGCTGTATTTCCAGTTATTTTTTACTTTAGAAACGAAAATATTTTAATTGCATTTTGGTTTTTACGCAAAGAAGATATGCCTAAAACGAAAAGCTGGTTAAATAAAATTACTAATCCAGACACGCAATTAATCCCTAAACAATTAGGTTACTTTAACTATATGAAAGGAATCGTTGCTGCGCAAGATAACGATTTAGCTGGTTCTGAAAAATACATGAAAGACGCTTTGAATTACGGTTTATCTTTTGATCACGACCGTGCAATGGCTAATTTATCTTTAGCGGGCGCTGCAATGTCTAGAGGTAAAAAACGTGATGCTGAAACTTATATTAAAGAAGCAAAGAAAAACGATACGAAAGGAATGTTTAGTGATCAGATAAAAATGATGAACGACCAAATGAAACGTTTTTCAAATGTAAATGTAAATCAATTACAGAATCCAAACATGCGTCAAAGAGGACGTAAATTTTAA